In one window of Dokdonia sp. PRO95 DNA:
- a CDS encoding carboxypeptidase-like regulatory domain-containing protein: MKQFTFLIILFFSSLCSAQYVITIEANIIDSDTRLGIPYVNAGFVDKAIGTVTNKDGFMSLQFDESKIVDSDVIQFSVVGYKTQSYSFEELVSKFQKDNTIELVKDVYGLDEVMLTSKWGKAVRLGSKQRTNELLAYWKDKEALGGEIASFIKIPKGRHKLSKVSFNVVENISDSIKIRVNIYNYDKGFPREQFLSKPIYHTISSRSGIETINLIPANIVVSQDIVLSIELLEVYGEELGLAISQSLNSKRSFLRSVSQDGWVKQTSNGVDLSVLAKPSLQNNSVMNNTKVDRVSILWDVSRSMVDRSLDKEIELLKEYLDDVNPGEVDVIVFSNTINDKKSYNYGLSQDELYRFLENQSYFGNTDASELAEIPQNSDVTFLFSDGHVNLGNHDPLYTSGDFIVVSSTQSANHLVLNEWAQYNEGKYIPLYNRKIKEAKNLLNTSDGVFTETIKISANDITTISGTVFFDEQPLSGVLVSINNTFKEVKTDRSGRFKLPAKKGDILNFEFIGMDSKQVVVDDNIRDLSIRLTKSFDVLNEVVVTGSGAVNKNKQSSVEEAYGILTKEDFPSGAKYVADVLKIVPGLTVKGTGRFAQFITNVNPIGYFIVDDIPFTSLPLYLDASSISSIYVMPGDMAYFKYGSTASNGAIIINTVVNKEVNSALVKGNDYEGNLSQLDHSNSINSFEKTLSDKVKGIDENIEVRGKVLLNNTAVSGCYVIQEGSLNEVITDSNGDFVITTQEGAILSFEYKDTKAKEIIILDNSFLKVELESQYEILNEVALTGEAKQKKDKNLTDKEKRLAQKERSGIGYQSIDKEDFNPGGFSFLADLIRGRFLTILVKGEGDQATYHTRKRSSILQGDEILFAVDGVLTQTPPTFLDLNRIDNITFKSTLAGTNKYGALGRNGVIEITTMSGDFIDTKESQSALAKNNDYKEGAKTFSSSRKTGIYNAATTENLKTLQQQFLNKIDEDPLDVNNYIAYYKVLKPLDKDQAVRGLTTILDIADSNTRVLRSLAFFLEEQNLYKQALKIHERVLKLAPEESQSHLDVIQSYKKEGKYLKSFETLKSILSADSTTYNISPELIKIAETELRHLLTKNKDRINYEEVPSAFYETVQLIDKRILIEWNDPQMEFDLQFVNPAKKFYNWSQNLSTPDKSDVITNGLLSKEFIIDDDSKKGEWIINITNNTFKESRVPRFIKMTIQSNYGGIDEQEQILIIPISQLDQKYTIQKISM; this comes from the coding sequence ATGAAACAATTTACTTTTTTAATCATTCTTTTTTTTAGTTCTCTATGTAGTGCTCAGTATGTAATAACTATAGAGGCTAATATTATTGACAGCGATACTCGTTTAGGTATTCCATATGTGAATGCTGGTTTCGTAGATAAAGCAATAGGAACCGTAACTAATAAAGATGGTTTCATGTCCTTACAATTTGATGAAAGTAAAATTGTAGATAGCGATGTCATCCAATTTTCAGTTGTAGGGTATAAAACACAGAGCTATTCTTTTGAGGAATTGGTTAGTAAATTTCAAAAAGATAACACTATTGAACTCGTTAAAGATGTCTATGGGTTAGATGAAGTGATGCTGACTTCAAAATGGGGAAAAGCAGTGCGATTGGGGTCTAAACAGCGCACTAATGAATTATTAGCCTACTGGAAAGATAAGGAGGCATTAGGGGGAGAAATAGCTAGTTTTATTAAGATTCCAAAAGGAAGGCATAAATTATCAAAGGTTAGCTTCAATGTTGTTGAAAATATTTCGGACAGTATAAAAATACGTGTGAATATTTATAATTATGATAAAGGATTCCCAAGAGAGCAATTTCTGTCTAAGCCTATCTACCATACTATTTCTTCTAGGAGCGGTATTGAAACTATAAATTTAATACCAGCTAATATTGTTGTAAGTCAAGATATTGTTCTAAGCATAGAGCTTCTAGAAGTTTATGGTGAAGAGTTAGGTCTTGCAATCTCTCAAAGTCTTAATTCTAAACGATCTTTCTTAAGGTCGGTAAGTCAAGACGGTTGGGTTAAACAAACTTCAAATGGTGTAGATTTGTCTGTACTAGCAAAGCCATCACTTCAAAATAATTCTGTGATGAATAACACCAAGGTAGACCGTGTTTCTATTCTCTGGGATGTATCTAGATCTATGGTAGATAGATCTTTAGATAAGGAAATAGAGCTCTTGAAAGAATATTTAGATGATGTCAACCCTGGAGAGGTTGACGTCATTGTTTTTAGTAATACAATAAATGATAAAAAATCTTATAATTACGGATTATCACAAGATGAATTATATCGATTTTTAGAGAATCAATCATATTTTGGTAATACTGATGCTAGTGAATTGGCTGAAATACCTCAAAATTCTGATGTGACCTTTTTATTTTCTGATGGGCATGTTAATTTGGGGAATCATGATCCTTTATATACATCTGGGGATTTTATAGTTGTGAGCAGTACTCAGAGTGCTAATCACTTAGTTCTCAATGAATGGGCTCAATATAATGAGGGTAAGTACATACCATTGTACAATAGAAAAATTAAAGAAGCCAAAAACTTACTCAATACATCTGATGGTGTATTTACTGAGACTATTAAGATTTCGGCAAATGATATTACTACGATATCAGGAACTGTATTCTTTGATGAGCAGCCACTTTCAGGAGTTTTAGTAAGTATAAATAATACTTTTAAGGAGGTTAAAACAGATCGTAGTGGGCGTTTTAAATTACCTGCTAAAAAAGGGGATATATTAAATTTTGAATTCATAGGTATGGATTCAAAACAAGTAGTTGTTGATGATAATATAAGGGATCTCTCGATAAGGTTAACTAAATCATTTGATGTTCTCAATGAGGTGGTAGTAACGGGTAGTGGTGCTGTAAATAAAAATAAGCAATCCTCTGTTGAAGAAGCTTATGGTATATTGACAAAAGAGGATTTTCCTTCAGGAGCAAAGTATGTAGCAGATGTTTTAAAAATTGTTCCGGGATTAACGGTAAAAGGAACTGGTCGGTTTGCTCAATTTATAACTAATGTTAATCCAATAGGATATTTTATTGTAGATGATATTCCATTTACATCATTGCCACTATATCTCGACGCTAGCTCTATTTCCAGCATATATGTAATGCCAGGTGATATGGCATACTTTAAATATGGATCTACAGCCAGCAATGGGGCAATCATAATTAATACAGTAGTAAATAAAGAAGTAAATAGCGCCTTAGTAAAAGGGAATGATTATGAAGGAAACCTTTCTCAATTAGACCATTCTAACTCAATAAATAGTTTTGAGAAAACACTTTCTGATAAGGTGAAAGGTATTGATGAAAACATTGAAGTTAGAGGAAAAGTTTTATTAAATAACACAGCTGTTTCTGGATGCTACGTTATTCAAGAAGGATCTCTTAATGAAGTGATAACAGATAGTAATGGTGATTTTGTAATCACTACTCAAGAGGGTGCTATTTTAAGTTTTGAGTATAAAGACACTAAGGCAAAGGAAATCATTATTTTAGATAACTCGTTCTTAAAAGTGGAACTAGAATCTCAGTATGAGATATTAAATGAAGTAGCTCTTACTGGTGAGGCAAAACAAAAGAAAGACAAAAACCTAACTGATAAGGAAAAGAGACTTGCCCAAAAAGAAAGATCCGGGATAGGGTATCAATCGATAGATAAAGAAGACTTTAATCCAGGTGGTTTTTCATTTCTAGCAGACCTAATAAGAGGGCGTTTTCTAACTATTCTTGTTAAAGGAGAAGGTGATCAAGCAACCTATCATACAAGAAAGCGATCATCCATTCTACAAGGTGATGAGATTCTATTTGCTGTAGACGGAGTGTTAACGCAAACACCTCCTACATTTCTTGATTTAAATAGAATTGACAATATAACATTTAAGTCTACACTGGCGGGAACCAATAAGTATGGTGCGCTAGGACGAAACGGAGTTATAGAAATTACAACTATGAGTGGAGACTTTATCGACACTAAAGAATCACAAAGCGCTCTCGCAAAGAATAATGATTATAAAGAAGGTGCAAAAACATTTTCGTCTTCCAGAAAGACTGGAATATACAATGCAGCAACTACGGAAAATCTAAAAACATTACAGCAGCAGTTTTTGAATAAAATAGATGAAGATCCTTTAGATGTAAACAACTATATAGCTTATTACAAGGTTTTAAAGCCATTAGATAAAGATCAGGCAGTTAGAGGGCTAACAACAATTTTAGACATAGCAGACAGCAATACAAGGGTGTTAAGGTCGCTTGCCTTTTTTCTAGAGGAACAGAATTTATATAAACAAGCCTTAAAAATCCATGAGCGTGTACTAAAATTAGCTCCAGAAGAGTCGCAGTCACACCTTGATGTTATACAGTCATATAAAAAAGAAGGTAAATACCTAAAGAGTTTTGAAACTCTCAAAAGTATTCTCTCTGCAGATTCTACCACTTATAATATTTCTCCAGAACTAATTAAGATAGCCGAAACAGAATTAAGACATCTTCTTACAAAAAATAAAGATCGTATAAATTATGAAGAAGTGCCTTCGGCATTTTATGAAACAGTACAATTAATTGATAAAAGGATTTTAATTGAATGGAACGACCCTCAAATGGAGTTTGATTTACAGTTTGTAAATCCAGCAAAAAAATTCTACAATTGGTCGCAAAATTTGAGTACGCCAGATAAATCTGATGTTATCACTAATGGTTTGTTATCAAAGGAATTTATAATTGATGATGATTCTAAAAAAGGTGAGTGGATTATAAATATTACAAACAACACTTTTAAAGAATCAAGAGTGCCTCGCTTTATAAAGATGACAATACAATCAAATTATGGTGGTATTGATGAGCAAGAGCAAATCTTGATTATACCTATTTCTCAATTGGATCAAAAATATACTATACAGAAGATTTCTATGTAA